From Microlunatus capsulatus, a single genomic window includes:
- a CDS encoding MFS transporter has product MSETAVEAKPASAVGLVLGSRLYRRAVLSLFLGGLGISVAMPQLSLFLVEDLGASLPVAGLFFLTNLAAPVLGFFVGRWSDRMADRLTLFRVGAVVGLVGWLAMASTTQVWMAFLVNLTVLGFAGATSALIFAAVRDQLTHEPSGADNRVVSTVRLGFSAGFMTGPLVGSVLGGVAGLRWTLVAAGVCTLLQALPVLGQRVPRAAAGTAVAPGATGPARPASLLPLLAFLGLGVLAMCGDTIKFAYLPLYMELQLGTPDWLRGVVISAQSVGMLLFIPLMGALADRFGAHRLVVVNVLLGVVANLGFMLAGSELVLIGATLLNAAMWATLGGIGITVAQDLYPTGIGMASSLYFSAIRFSAAIGGVAGGLGVGWFGVPGVFGVPAALCLVAAAGLAVQAVVRQRAVRAAAAPAPPADAR; this is encoded by the coding sequence GTGTCCGAGACGGCCGTCGAGGCGAAGCCCGCCTCCGCCGTCGGGCTCGTGCTCGGCTCCCGGCTCTACCGCCGGGCGGTGCTGAGCCTCTTCCTCGGCGGCCTGGGCATCTCGGTGGCCATGCCCCAGCTCTCGCTGTTCCTGGTGGAGGACCTGGGCGCCTCGCTGCCCGTCGCCGGGCTCTTCTTCCTCACCAACCTGGCCGCCCCCGTCCTCGGGTTCTTCGTGGGCCGCTGGTCGGACCGGATGGCCGACCGGCTGACGCTGTTCCGGGTCGGCGCGGTCGTGGGCCTGGTGGGCTGGCTGGCGATGGCCTCCACGACGCAGGTCTGGATGGCGTTCCTGGTCAACCTGACGGTGCTGGGCTTCGCCGGCGCGACCAGCGCCCTGATCTTCGCCGCCGTCCGGGACCAGCTGACCCACGAGCCGTCCGGCGCGGACAACCGGGTGGTCTCGACGGTGCGGCTGGGCTTCAGCGCCGGCTTCATGACCGGCCCCCTGGTGGGCAGCGTCCTCGGCGGAGTGGCCGGCCTGCGCTGGACGCTGGTCGCCGCCGGCGTCTGCACGCTCCTGCAGGCCCTGCCGGTGCTGGGTCAGCGGGTCCCGCGGGCCGCGGCCGGGACCGCGGTGGCGCCGGGGGCGACCGGGCCCGCCCGGCCGGCCAGCCTGCTGCCCCTGCTGGCGTTCCTCGGCCTGGGGGTGCTGGCGATGTGCGGCGACACCATCAAGTTCGCCTACCTCCCGCTGTACATGGAGCTCCAGCTGGGCACGCCGGACTGGCTCCGCGGCGTGGTGATCTCGGCGCAGTCGGTGGGCATGCTGCTCTTCATCCCGCTGATGGGAGCGCTCGCCGACCGGTTCGGCGCGCACCGGCTGGTGGTGGTCAACGTCCTGCTGGGCGTGGTCGCGAACCTCGGCTTCATGCTGGCCGGCAGCGAGCTCGTCCTGATCGGGGCCACCCTGCTGAACGCGGCGATGTGGGCCACGCTCGGCGGGATCGGCATCACCGTCGCCCAGGACCTCTACCCGACCGGCATCGGGATGGCGTCCTCGCTGTACTTCTCGGCCATCCGCTTCTCGGCCGCCATCGGCGGCGTCGCCGGCGGCCTGGGCGTCGGCTGGTTCGGCGTCCCCGGCGTCTTCGGGGTGCCCGCCGCCCTCTGCCTGGTCGCCGCCGCGGGTCTGGCCGTCCAGGCCGTCGTCCGGCAGCGGGCGGTCCGCGCCGCGGCGGCCCCGGCCCCGCCGGCCGACGCCCGATGA
- a CDS encoding class I SAM-dependent methyltransferase: MRVAPGRGAGGPRVDVGAAYDARAEEYTALLGTPDRLAAVDVARVRRWRDATAGPLLDAGCGPAAWAEVLQGADARVVVGVDLSGRFLTSARRRCPRLPLLRGSLAALPLRDAAVGGVLAWYSALHTPPAELPQLLGELGRVLRPGGSLLLGFVDGPAGEPFDHAVLTAWSWTTEALAPLLDGAGLAVVEHEQRRDPGQRPHGALVARRRT; this comes from the coding sequence GTGAGGGTCGCACCCGGCCGCGGGGCGGGTGGCCCGCGGGTCGACGTCGGCGCGGCCTACGACGCCCGGGCGGAGGAGTACACCGCGCTGCTGGGCACACCGGACCGGCTCGCCGCCGTCGACGTGGCGCGGGTGCGGCGCTGGCGGGACGCGACGGCCGGCCCGCTGCTGGACGCGGGCTGCGGCCCGGCCGCGTGGGCGGAGGTGCTGCAGGGCGCGGACGCGCGGGTCGTCGTCGGGGTCGACCTCTCCGGCCGGTTCCTGACGAGCGCCCGTCGCCGGTGCCCGCGGCTGCCGCTGCTCCGCGGCTCGCTGGCGGCGCTGCCGCTGCGCGACGCCGCCGTCGGCGGGGTGCTGGCCTGGTACTCGGCCCTGCACACCCCGCCCGCGGAGCTGCCGCAGCTCCTCGGCGAGCTGGGGCGGGTGCTCCGGCCCGGCGGCTCGCTGCTGCTGGGCTTCGTGGACGGCCCCGCCGGCGAGCCGTTCGACCACGCGGTGCTCACCGCCTGGTCGTGGACGACGGAGGCCCTGGCCCCGCTGCTGGACGGGGCCGGCCTGGCCGTCGTCGAGCACGAGCAGCGCCGGGACCCCGGCCAGCGCCCGCACGGCGCGCTGGTCGCCCGCCGCCGGACCTGA
- a CDS encoding ExeM/NucH family extracellular endonuclease gives MPLARPRRLLAGSLAAAVVSAGALVTLPAAAAAPSTPFISEIHYDNAGTDSGELVEVQLPAGTSSAGLSVVLYNGGNGTVYDTDALPVVTAPAGAAAVATVSYPANGVQNGAPDAVALVRGSTVLELLSYEGTMTAVDGPAAGTTSTDIGVSEAGTEPVGQSLARTYDAARDALVWSGPAAASPGAVNPGAGTAPSTPPGDPAVCAATPTPVGAVQGAGATSPVAGTRVTVRGTVVGDLPGLSGFYLQDAGDGDAATSDGLFVFDRTPVALGDTVAVTGTVAEFGGQTQIGTGASVAVCATGTPADLPAPATLDLPATDARREPLEGMRVQVADRLSVSEVFDLTSFGELTLSEGGVLVTPTEAAEPGPAAAAVAEQNRLRSLVLDDGLSARVTTTTRPYLSASTPVRVGDTLSFTAPTVLGYGFDAWRLQPADGTAEGTFAPTNTRPAAPTAVGGDVQVGSFNVLNYFLTLTGPDARGARTPEQLERQAGKIVPAINALGADVVTLLEIEDTDSTGYSPGNADAALADLVARLDADAGYAKWSYVPLPQELLAVDRDVIRNGILYVTDEVQPVGDPVGLVDEEVWDNAREPIAQTFSKDGDRFTVVANHFKSKSPGSPTGDNVDTGDGQGEWNGDRVRQAASLAAFTDRLAARSGDEDVLLLGDLNAYTQEDPIDVLREAGFTDLGETLDPGRYSYVFDAGSGSLDHALASAALRSKVTDLTHWNINSVESSAYQYTGDPALYAADPYRSSDHDPVVLGIDLAERCEGLVPTLTGTAGADVLRGTNRPDVILGLGGDDVLEGLNGDDVLCGGAGDDILRGGNGDDSLLGGFGDDQLDGGRGDDALTGGPGSDVLTQGQGRGPARQGGPES, from the coding sequence ATGCCCCTCGCCCGACCCCGCCGGCTGCTCGCCGGCTCCCTCGCGGCTGCCGTCGTCTCCGCCGGCGCCCTCGTCACCCTGCCGGCCGCCGCGGCCGCGCCGTCCACGCCGTTCATCTCCGAGATCCACTACGACAACGCCGGCACCGACAGCGGCGAGCTCGTCGAGGTCCAGCTGCCCGCCGGCACCAGCAGCGCCGGCCTCTCCGTCGTCCTCTACAACGGCGGGAACGGGACGGTCTACGACACCGACGCCCTGCCCGTCGTGACCGCGCCGGCCGGCGCCGCTGCGGTGGCCACCGTGAGCTACCCGGCCAACGGGGTCCAGAACGGCGCGCCCGACGCCGTCGCCCTGGTCCGGGGCAGCACGGTGCTCGAGCTCCTCTCCTACGAGGGCACCATGACCGCGGTGGACGGCCCGGCGGCCGGCACCACCTCGACCGACATCGGCGTGTCCGAGGCCGGCACCGAGCCGGTGGGCCAGTCGCTCGCCCGCACCTACGACGCCGCTCGCGACGCCCTGGTCTGGAGCGGTCCCGCCGCCGCCAGCCCGGGTGCCGTCAACCCGGGGGCCGGCACGGCGCCGAGCACCCCGCCCGGCGACCCGGCCGTCTGCGCGGCCACACCCACCCCGGTCGGCGCCGTCCAGGGCGCCGGGGCGACCAGCCCGGTGGCCGGCACGCGGGTGACCGTGCGCGGGACGGTCGTCGGCGACCTGCCCGGGCTCAGCGGCTTCTACCTGCAGGACGCCGGCGACGGCGACGCGGCCACCTCCGACGGCCTCTTCGTCTTCGACCGCACCCCCGTCGCCCTGGGCGACACGGTCGCCGTCACCGGCACCGTGGCCGAGTTCGGCGGCCAGACCCAGATCGGCACCGGCGCGTCGGTGGCGGTGTGCGCGACCGGCACGCCGGCCGACCTGCCCGCCCCCGCGACCCTGGACCTGCCCGCCACCGACGCCCGGCGCGAGCCGCTCGAGGGCATGCGGGTGCAGGTGGCCGACCGGCTGAGCGTCAGCGAGGTCTTCGACCTGACCAGCTTCGGCGAGCTCACCCTCAGCGAGGGCGGCGTGCTCGTCACCCCGACCGAGGCCGCCGAGCCCGGGCCGGCGGCCGCGGCCGTCGCCGAGCAGAACCGCCTCCGGAGCCTCGTGCTCGACGACGGGCTCTCGGCCCGGGTGACCACCACCACCCGGCCCTACCTGTCGGCGAGCACCCCGGTGCGGGTGGGGGACACGCTCAGCTTCACGGCCCCGACCGTCCTCGGCTACGGCTTCGACGCCTGGCGCCTGCAGCCCGCCGACGGCACGGCGGAGGGCACCTTCGCCCCGACCAACACCCGGCCCGCGGCTCCCACCGCGGTCGGCGGCGACGTCCAGGTGGGCTCGTTCAACGTCCTCAACTACTTCCTCACCCTGACCGGTCCCGACGCGCGCGGCGCCCGGACGCCCGAGCAGCTGGAGCGGCAGGCCGGCAAGATCGTGCCGGCCATCAACGCCCTCGGTGCTGACGTCGTCACCCTGCTGGAGATCGAGGACACCGACTCCACCGGCTACAGCCCGGGGAACGCCGACGCGGCCCTGGCCGACCTCGTCGCGCGGCTGGACGCCGACGCCGGGTACGCGAAGTGGAGCTACGTCCCGCTGCCGCAGGAGCTGCTGGCCGTCGACCGCGACGTCATCCGCAACGGCATCCTCTACGTCACCGACGAGGTCCAGCCCGTGGGCGACCCGGTCGGGCTCGTCGACGAGGAGGTCTGGGACAACGCCCGCGAGCCGATCGCCCAGACGTTCAGCAAGGACGGGGACCGCTTCACCGTGGTGGCCAACCACTTCAAGTCCAAGAGCCCGGGCAGCCCGACCGGGGACAACGTCGACACGGGCGACGGCCAGGGCGAGTGGAACGGCGACCGCGTCCGCCAGGCCGCCTCGCTGGCGGCGTTCACCGACCGGCTCGCCGCCCGCAGCGGCGACGAGGACGTGCTGCTGCTGGGCGACCTGAACGCCTACACGCAGGAGGACCCGATCGACGTCCTGCGGGAGGCCGGGTTCACCGACCTCGGCGAGACCCTCGACCCGGGCCGCTACAGCTACGTCTTCGACGCGGGCTCCGGCTCGCTCGACCACGCGCTGGCCAGCGCGGCGCTGCGGTCGAAGGTGACCGACCTGACGCACTGGAACATCAACAGCGTCGAGTCCTCCGCCTACCAGTACACGGGCGACCCGGCGCTCTACGCCGCCGACCCGTACCGCTCCAGCGACCACGACCCCGTCGTGCTGGGGATCGACCTGGCCGAGCGCTGCGAGGGCCTGGTCCCGACCCTCACCGGCACCGCCGGCGCCGACGTGCTGCGCGGCACCAACCGGCCCGACGTGATCCTGGGCCTGGGCGGGGACGACGTCCTCGAGGGCCTCAACGGCGACGACGTGCTCTGCGGCGGCGCCGGCGACGACATCCTGCGGGGCGGCAACGGCGACGACTCCCTCCTCGGCGGGTTCGGCGACGACCAGCTCGACGGCGGGCGCGGCGACGACGCGCTGACAGGCGGTCCGGGCTCCGACGTCCTCACCCAGGGCCAGGGCCGCGGCCCGGCCCGGCAGGGCGGCCCCGAGAGCTGA
- a CDS encoding Gfo/Idh/MocA family protein translates to MRFVQVGLGGFGRDWAKNVIPQVPEVEVVGTADVYAGSRELAVAAGLTTPERCFTTVEEALEATDPEAVLVTASLLGHVPAARAALESGRHVLIEKPFAPSVAEAEELVALADARGLTVAVSQNYRFFPAVQAVQRIVAEQTYGDLHAVALDFRQMSGGDGVPGPHHALDEPLLVDMSIHHFDLIRTVLGREVTAVDLRTWDPAWSLFSGPSEGAGIVESGDLVTSYRASWVSSGLRTTWAGEWRMDFADAEVWWTSRGDGPEGWRSDEVRVRRGGAVETLTLPTVARVDRAGSLTEFVTAIGEGREPGISGRDNLGSLATTYAAVESARTRQPVTLPALG, encoded by the coding sequence ATGCGGTTCGTCCAGGTGGGTCTCGGCGGCTTCGGCCGGGACTGGGCCAAGAACGTCATCCCCCAGGTGCCGGAGGTCGAGGTGGTGGGGACCGCCGACGTCTACGCCGGCTCGCGCGAGCTCGCCGTCGCCGCCGGCCTGACGACCCCGGAGCGCTGCTTCACCACGGTGGAGGAGGCCCTGGAGGCGACCGACCCCGAGGCCGTGCTGGTCACCGCGAGCCTGTTGGGCCACGTGCCCGCCGCCCGGGCCGCGCTGGAGTCGGGCCGGCACGTGCTCATCGAGAAGCCGTTCGCCCCCAGCGTCGCCGAGGCCGAGGAGCTCGTCGCCCTGGCCGACGCCCGTGGCCTGACGGTGGCCGTCAGCCAGAACTACCGGTTCTTCCCCGCCGTCCAGGCCGTGCAGCGGATCGTCGCCGAGCAGACCTACGGCGACCTGCACGCGGTGGCGCTCGACTTCCGCCAGATGTCCGGGGGCGACGGCGTCCCGGGGCCGCACCACGCCCTCGACGAGCCGCTGCTGGTGGACATGTCCATCCACCACTTCGACCTCATCCGCACGGTGCTGGGCCGCGAGGTCACCGCCGTCGACCTGCGCACCTGGGACCCCGCCTGGTCGCTGTTCTCCGGGCCGTCCGAGGGCGCCGGCATCGTCGAGTCCGGCGACCTGGTCACCAGCTACCGGGCCAGCTGGGTGAGCAGCGGGCTGCGCACCACCTGGGCCGGGGAGTGGCGGATGGACTTCGCCGACGCCGAGGTCTGGTGGACCAGCCGCGGCGACGGCCCCGAGGGCTGGCGCTCCGACGAGGTCCGCGTCCGCCGGGGCGGCGCCGTGGAGACGCTGACGCTGCCCACCGTGGCGCGGGTCGACCGGGCCGGCAGCCTCACCGAGTTCGTGACCGCGATCGGCGAGGGCCGCGAGCCGGGCATCTCCGGACGGGACAACCTCGGCAGCCTCGCCACCACGTACGCGGCGGTGGAGTCGGCGCGCACCCGGCAGCCGGTCACGCTGCCCGCCCTCGGCTGA
- a CDS encoding DUF2200 domain-containing protein, with product MHRIFTTSVADVYPHYLAKVERKGRSRPELDEVIGWLTGFAQPELEAHLAARTTFQDFFAAARLHPNATAITGSICGIRVEEVEDPLMRRIRYLDKLVDELAGGRPMAKVLRA from the coding sequence GTGCACCGGATCTTCACCACCAGCGTCGCCGACGTGTACCCGCACTACCTGGCCAAGGTGGAGCGGAAGGGCCGCAGCCGGCCCGAGCTGGACGAGGTGATCGGCTGGCTGACCGGCTTCGCGCAGCCCGAGCTCGAGGCCCACCTCGCCGCGCGCACCACCTTCCAGGACTTCTTCGCCGCGGCCCGGCTGCACCCGAACGCGACCGCCATCACCGGCTCGATCTGCGGCATCCGGGTCGAGGAGGTGGAGGACCCGCTCATGCGGCGGATCCGCTACCTCGACAAGCTCGTCGACGAGCTGGCCGGGGGCCGCCCGATGGCCAAGGTGCTGCGGGCGTGA
- a CDS encoding dihydrofolate reductase family protein, which yields MTQLLRLQNFTVSADGYGAGTGQSLERPFGHADPRELMAWALATASFPGPTGPGATRGLDDRLAGDFHHGIGAEIMGRHKFGPQRGPWADHDWQGWWGDEPPFRTPVFVLTHHPRPSFTLGATTFHFVGGDPPEVLAQARAAAGGLDVRLGGGAETVRAFLDADLVDTLHVVVSPVVLGAGSRLWESPDVLDDRFHHDVVPSPSGVVHHLLWRR from the coding sequence GTGACCCAGCTGCTGCGCCTGCAGAACTTCACCGTGTCCGCCGACGGCTACGGCGCGGGCACCGGCCAGTCGCTGGAACGGCCCTTCGGGCACGCCGACCCGCGCGAGCTGATGGCCTGGGCCCTGGCCACGGCGAGCTTCCCCGGCCCGACCGGGCCCGGCGCGACCCGCGGCCTCGACGACCGCCTCGCCGGCGACTTCCACCACGGCATCGGCGCCGAGATCATGGGCCGGCACAAGTTCGGGCCGCAGCGCGGGCCGTGGGCCGACCACGACTGGCAGGGGTGGTGGGGCGACGAGCCGCCCTTCCGCACGCCGGTGTTCGTCCTCACCCACCACCCACGGCCCTCGTTCACCCTGGGCGCCACCACGTTCCACTTCGTCGGGGGCGACCCGCCCGAGGTGCTCGCGCAGGCCCGCGCGGCCGCCGGCGGCCTGGACGTCCGCCTCGGCGGCGGCGCGGAGACCGTCCGGGCGTTCCTCGACGCCGACCTCGTCGACACCCTGCACGTCGTCGTGTCCCCGGTGGTGCTGGGCGCCGGCAGCCGGCTGTGGGAGAGCCCCGACGTGCTGGACGACCGCTTCCACCACGACGTGGTGCCCAGCCCGAGCGGCGTGGTGCACCACCTGCTCTGGCGGCGCTGA
- a CDS encoding dihydrofolate reductase family protein, producing the protein MGLVHVELFATLDLVGQSPGSPTEDPEDFPFGGWQAPLLDELAGAQVAAAYAGTDALLLGRRTYDIFAAYWPHQQGGPDDGIAALFNRVPKYVASRGTPALGWAGSEQLGPDLAAAVRRVREEHEHVAVVGSLDLVQTLLRERLVDRLDLWLHPVVLGVGKRVFAGGAVPTNLTLLEPPVAGPSGTVHLRYGLAEGTPGTGDMGAPDRGLER; encoded by the coding sequence GTGGGACTTGTCCACGTCGAGCTGTTCGCCACCCTCGACCTCGTCGGCCAGTCGCCCGGCAGCCCGACCGAGGACCCGGAGGACTTCCCCTTCGGCGGCTGGCAGGCGCCGCTGCTCGACGAATTGGCCGGGGCGCAGGTGGCCGCCGCCTACGCCGGCACGGACGCGCTGCTGCTCGGCCGCCGGACCTACGACATCTTCGCCGCCTACTGGCCCCACCAGCAGGGCGGGCCGGACGACGGCATCGCCGCGCTGTTCAACCGGGTGCCGAAGTACGTCGCCTCCCGCGGCACCCCCGCGCTGGGCTGGGCGGGCTCGGAGCAGCTGGGGCCCGACCTGGCGGCGGCGGTGCGCCGGGTCCGCGAGGAGCACGAGCACGTCGCCGTCGTCGGCAGCCTCGACCTGGTGCAGACGCTGCTGCGCGAGCGGCTGGTCGACCGGCTGGACCTGTGGCTGCACCCGGTCGTCCTGGGCGTCGGCAAGAGGGTCTTCGCCGGCGGCGCCGTGCCCACCAACCTCACGCTGCTGGAGCCACCCGTCGCCGGCCCCAGCGGCACCGTCCACCTCCGCTACGGGCTCGCGGAGGGCACACCGGGCACCGGCGACATGGGAGCCCCCGACCGCGGCCTGGAGCGCTGA